From Paenibacillus sp. PK3_47, the proteins below share one genomic window:
- the dapA gene encoding 4-hydroxy-tetrahydrodipicolinate synthase, translating into MDFGRLITAMVTPFHGDGEINWEATSKLVDYLIEQQKSEALVVCGTTGESPTLTEEEKLELFSFVLKKADGRCKVIAGTGTNSTRHTIQLTKEAEKIGVDGVLLVVPYYNKPNQEGLYQHFAAIAAETSLPCILYNVPGRTSVSMSAATTLRLAEIPNIVAIKECASVDQITMIATACPDDFHVYTGDDSAGLATLAVGGHGIISVASHVIGDQMSEMIEAFVAGNVQRAGELHRKLFPVFKGLFECPQPLPNPSAVKFALNLRGMDVGSVRLPLVSPSEDEAAFITALLK; encoded by the coding sequence GTGGATTTCGGAAGATTAATCACTGCCATGGTTACCCCGTTTCACGGGGACGGAGAAATCAACTGGGAAGCAACTTCAAAGCTTGTAGATTATTTGATTGAACAGCAGAAATCCGAAGCGCTGGTGGTCTGCGGAACAACGGGAGAATCCCCAACTCTGACGGAAGAAGAGAAGCTGGAGCTGTTTTCTTTTGTCCTGAAGAAGGCGGACGGCCGCTGCAAGGTGATTGCCGGCACCGGGACGAACAGCACCAGACATACGATCCAGCTGACAAAGGAAGCCGAGAAAATCGGTGTTGACGGTGTCCTTCTGGTCGTTCCGTATTATAACAAGCCTAACCAGGAAGGGCTGTATCAGCATTTTGCGGCAATAGCAGCTGAGACATCCCTGCCCTGCATTCTGTATAACGTTCCCGGCCGTACCAGCGTAAGCATGAGTGCAGCTACCACCCTGCGGCTGGCTGAAATTCCTAACATCGTGGCAATTAAGGAATGTGCATCCGTGGACCAGATTACCATGATCGCGACCGCTTGTCCTGATGATTTTCATGTATATACAGGCGATGACTCAGCGGGTCTGGCTACACTGGCGGTTGGCGGGCATGGCATAATCAGTGTCGCCAGTCATGTGATCGGGGATCAGATGTCAGAAATGATTGAAGCGTTTGTTGCGGGGAATGTCCAGCGGGCTGGGGAGCTGCACCGGAAGCTTTTTCCGGTATTCAAAGGATTGTTCGAGTGCCCTCAGCCGCTGCCGAACCCTTCAGCCGTCAAGTTTGCGCTTAATCTGCGCGGAATGGACGTCGGTTCTGTCCGCCTGCCCCTGGTATCACCGAGTGAAGACGAGGCTGCTTTTATCACAGCATTGTTAAAATAA